A DNA window from bacterium contains the following coding sequences:
- a CDS encoding methyltransferase domain-containing protein, whose protein sequence is MNPPDNSAPLGKYAFDNAWTHARQRLCGLEHLLDPGTIRHLEALGVGEGWHCLEVGAGGGSIAEWLCQRVGQNGYVMATDLDTRFLELLTVPNLDVHHHDIVSDDLPECKFDLVLSRLVVGHIREREKALRRMLSALKPGGWLLCEDGDNSSVALLSPTDAATKALFMKIEQGKDRVMAARGHVYCGRHLFGFLRALGLTDIHAEGRVPLLHAGTVETRWKRLSVEQLSKDIVNAHLATETEIEAYLALLDSSNFVSQGFIVMTAWGRRSHG, encoded by the coding sequence ATGAACCCACCGGACAACTCCGCGCCATTGGGCAAGTACGCGTTCGACAATGCGTGGACGCACGCGCGGCAGCGGCTCTGTGGACTTGAGCACCTTCTTGATCCTGGTACAATTCGGCATCTGGAGGCGCTCGGCGTCGGGGAAGGCTGGCACTGTCTGGAGGTCGGCGCCGGCGGTGGTTCGATCGCAGAGTGGCTGTGCCAGCGCGTGGGCCAAAACGGATATGTCATGGCGACCGACCTGGATACCCGCTTCCTTGAGCTCCTGACCGTCCCCAATCTTGATGTTCATCACCACGATATCGTTTCCGATGATCTTCCGGAATGCAAATTCGATCTGGTGCTTTCAAGACTGGTGGTTGGGCACATACGAGAACGTGAGAAGGCACTGCGGCGGATGCTGTCTGCGCTCAAACCTGGGGGCTGGCTGCTCTGTGAGGACGGAGACAACAGCTCGGTTGCTCTTCTATCCCCCACGGATGCTGCAACCAAGGCACTCTTCATGAAGATAGAGCAAGGAAAAGATCGGGTGATGGCCGCACGAGGCCACGTATACTGCGGGCGCCACCTGTTTGGATTTCTCCGCGCCCTCGGACTCACCGACATTCATGCTGAGGGGCGCGTACCTCTGCTCCACGCTGGTACCGTGGAGACTCGCTGGAAGCGGCTCTCGGTCGAGCAGCTAAGCAAGGACATTGTGAACGCCCACTTAGCAACAGAGACAGAAATCGAAGCATACCTTGCGCTTCTCGATTCATCAAACTTCGTGTCGCAGGGATTCATCGTGATGACGGCTTGGGGACGTCGCTCTCATGGGTAA
- a CDS encoding methyltransferase domain-containing protein → MTEQRDYFLGQSSAEHARLQFQAVELEQSSRQHLQHAGIQRGWRVLDVGCGPQGVLHVLADLVGPTGTVVGLERDPRPVALARAFVAEHGFTNVEVIQGDARATELPRGSFDLVHARLVLVNVPEPEQILAAMVALVRPGGVVAVWEWDSVSWLCYPAHPAWTRISEAHQAVRLQDGQDFTIGRRLARLMRGAGLVEVTQDVIVNEWPVGHPRRMQMIQFSENIREKLVARGLFSDAELTELLVALRKHLENPETFQLSGVSFQAWGHKPV, encoded by the coding sequence GTGACAGAGCAAAGGGATTACTTCCTTGGTCAAAGCAGCGCTGAGCACGCACGGCTACAATTCCAGGCCGTAGAACTCGAGCAGAGCTCACGCCAGCATCTTCAGCACGCAGGGATTCAGCGAGGCTGGCGGGTCCTCGACGTAGGGTGTGGCCCCCAGGGAGTCTTGCACGTGCTGGCGGATCTCGTCGGCCCGACCGGAACTGTTGTGGGCCTTGAGCGTGACCCACGGCCCGTGGCGCTGGCACGAGCGTTCGTTGCTGAGCACGGTTTCACTAACGTTGAGGTCATTCAGGGAGATGCGCGGGCCACGGAGCTGCCCCGAGGTTCCTTCGACCTTGTCCACGCTAGGCTCGTGCTGGTGAATGTGCCTGAGCCCGAGCAAATCCTCGCAGCAATGGTCGCGTTGGTCCGCCCCGGTGGGGTGGTCGCTGTTTGGGAATGGGACTCTGTGTCTTGGCTGTGTTACCCGGCGCATCCGGCATGGACGCGCATTAGCGAGGCACACCAGGCAGTCCGCCTCCAAGATGGCCAAGATTTCACCATCGGGCGGCGCCTCGCCCGGCTCATGCGTGGTGCCGGGCTGGTGGAAGTTACTCAAGATGTGATCGTTAATGAGTGGCCTGTAGGTCACCCTCGAAGAATGCAGATGATCCAGTTTTCGGAAAACATCCGTGAGAAGCTTGTCGCCCGCGGGCTTTTCTCAGATGCCGAACTCACCGAGCTCCTGGTGGCACTGAGAAAGCACCTGGAAAATCCCGAGACCTTTCAACTTTCCGGTGTTTCGTTTCAGGCGTGGGGCCACAAGCCAGTGTGA
- a CDS encoding glycosyltransferase family 39 protein, whose amino-acid sequence MDLWSGWAAAGSPGFASPSSPTDAALVTFGDRMSPLHAPSRGAGPAGPPTASAPWEGRHLPPGVYLWGVLVIVVIGAALRLAHLTRPFNGVIATAWNEGHYAMIALNFDRYGLSSQHNELGVDYTFSPGVPWLIWLSFKAFGISEWAARLPIAAFGIAAVPLVAAFVRRLTASEQVAFLAAGLVATFPETVYFSQNVQLDTPSICCALAAGVEILRYRNGGRRGDIVAAAIFATLAVWFKFTTVLAYPAYVALWWPARPRRTLVALGAAAALAALTLIPSVAWIVHGKLTGRTLAGFYERNWDLRGLKEVLIQLPLMVGTHLFPTGFVLLLLGLPAAIRWRARLRGLGLWCCSWVLLYFAAPYSALNNRYYDLPATYLLSVPAALGLWVPLARRRPAGALSRALIVGLAVLMALPAAYDLWDSTTDRLARMTAAHPPPLDPSPFYSAKVVAHFPKGRTVVDAPQTMFYAGGDPAWISIVGGLGDVREAIDGERFDYILLNDYWHQQEPYYPVDAALRERLARHHYTQIAPAAWARTVGR is encoded by the coding sequence ATGGATCTCTGGTCCGGGTGGGCCGCCGCCGGTTCGCCCGGGTTCGCCTCACCGAGTAGCCCCACCGACGCTGCGCTCGTCACGTTTGGCGACCGTATGAGTCCGCTGCACGCTCCATCGCGGGGTGCGGGACCGGCCGGACCGCCTACCGCCTCGGCGCCTTGGGAGGGGCGTCACCTGCCCCCCGGCGTGTATCTGTGGGGCGTGCTCGTGATCGTCGTCATCGGGGCCGCGCTGCGCCTTGCGCACCTCACCCGGCCGTTCAACGGCGTCATCGCCACCGCATGGAATGAGGGGCACTACGCGATGATCGCGCTGAACTTCGACCGGTATGGGTTGTCATCGCAGCACAATGAGCTCGGAGTAGACTACACGTTCTCGCCGGGAGTCCCGTGGCTCATCTGGCTCTCGTTCAAGGCGTTTGGGATCAGCGAGTGGGCCGCGCGTCTCCCGATCGCCGCCTTCGGCATCGCGGCCGTGCCTCTCGTGGCCGCCTTTGTCCGGCGGCTCACGGCCAGCGAGCAGGTCGCGTTCCTCGCGGCGGGCCTGGTCGCCACGTTCCCGGAAACGGTGTACTTCTCGCAGAACGTCCAGCTCGACACGCCGAGCATCTGCTGCGCCCTCGCCGCGGGCGTCGAAATCTTGCGGTACCGGAACGGCGGACGCCGAGGCGACATCGTCGCCGCCGCGATCTTCGCCACGCTGGCGGTCTGGTTCAAGTTCACAACCGTGCTGGCGTACCCGGCCTATGTCGCGCTGTGGTGGCCGGCGCGCCCCCGGCGGACGCTCGTCGCGCTCGGTGCGGCGGCGGCGCTCGCCGCGTTGACGCTCATTCCGAGCGTGGCGTGGATCGTCCACGGGAAGCTGACGGGCCGGACGCTGGCGGGGTTCTACGAACGAAACTGGGATCTCAGAGGCCTCAAGGAGGTCCTCATCCAGCTTCCGCTCATGGTCGGGACCCACCTGTTCCCGACCGGGTTCGTGCTCTTGTTGCTGGGCCTCCCGGCGGCGATCCGATGGCGCGCGCGCCTGAGGGGCCTCGGCCTTTGGTGCTGCTCGTGGGTGTTACTGTATTTCGCTGCACCGTACTCGGCGCTGAACAACCGGTACTACGATCTTCCGGCCACCTACCTCTTAAGCGTCCCCGCGGCGTTGGGGTTGTGGGTGCCGCTCGCGCGGCGGCGGCCGGCCGGGGCGCTCAGCCGCGCGTTGATCGTCGGTCTCGCGGTCCTCATGGCGCTCCCGGCCGCCTACGACCTCTGGGATTCGACGACCGACCGGCTCGCCCGCATGACGGCGGCGCATCCTCCGCCGCTCGACCCCTCGCCGTTCTATTCCGCCAAGGTGGTCGCCCACTTTCCCAAGGGACGGACGGTCGTGGACGCTCCCCAGACCATGTTCTATGCTGGGGGCGATCCGGCGTGGATCTCGATCGTCGGGGGTTTGGGCGACGTCCGCGAGGCGATCGACGGCGAGCGCTTCGACTATATTCTGTTGAACGACTACTGGCATCAGCAGGAACCGTACTATCCGGTGGACGCGGCCCTGCGTGAGCGTCTCGCGCGGCACCATTACACGCAGATCGCGCCCGCGGCGTGGGCCCGCACCGTGGGCCGATAG